CCCATCCATCGTCGAGATCAAGGATTACCTCGACAGCGAAACGAAAAAGGGTGGCGCGATCCTGGCCGGTCTCGAACACCTCGATGAACGCTACCTGCGCGCGGTCGGCTACGCGACCAAGTCCAAGCGCGGCGTGTTGCCGAAGATGGCCTTGTTCGGAGATATCGTCGGCGACGACGAGGATGCGGTGGCGCGTGCGGCGTCCGAAGTGATCCGCATCGCCAATACGCGCGTCGGCGAAGGCTTCGTTGCGGTCAGCCCGGAAGCGCGCAAGAAATTCTGGCTGGACCGCGCCCGCACGGCGGCGATCGCCAAGCACACCAACGCGTTCAAGATCAACGAAGACGTCGTGATCCCGCTGAACCGCATGGGCGAATACACCGACGGCATCGAACGCATCAACATCGAGCTGTCGATCAAGAACAAGCTGCAACTGGTCGACGAATTGCGCAGCTTCTTCGCCGCCGGCAATCTGCCGCTCGGCAAGAGCGATGACGCGGAAGGCGAGGACATCCCCGCTGCCGAACTGCTGGAAGACCGCGTCAGTCAGGCGGAACTGCTGCTGAGCGCCACGCATGCGCGCTGGTCCTATCTGCTGACGCAACTCGACAAGCCGCTGCGCGAGGCGAAGGATGACTTGATCGCCTTCGGTCTCGACAGGCCGGCCGGAACCTTCGCGGATCGACTGGCGAAGCAGCCGGATGCCACGGTATTCCATGTGGTGCAGGATCGCACCGTGCGCGTGTCATGGAAGGCGGAAGTACGCGCGCTGTTGCGACAGATTTTCAATGGTGCAGCATTCAAGCTGATCCTCGACGAATGCAGCGCGCTTCACAAGCGCGTGCTGCGCGGCCGCGTCTTCGTCGCGCTGCACATGCATGCCGGCGACGGCAACGTGCACACCAATCTTCCGGTCAACTCCGACCATTACGAGATGCTGCAGGATGCGCATGCCGCGGTGGCGCGCATCATGACGCTGGCGCGCTCGCTCAACGGCGTGATCTCGGGCGAGCACGGCATCGGCATCACCAAGCTGGAATTCCTGACCGAAGACGAAATCGGCGATTTCCGCGAGTACAAGAAACGCGTCGATCCGCAAGGCCGCTTCAACAAGGGCAAGCTGCTGAACGATCCCGACATGCCGTCCGATTTGCGCAATGCCTACACGCCGTCGTTCGGCCTGATGGAGCACGAATCGCTGATCATGCGGCAGAGTGATATCGGCGCGATCGCCAACAGCGTCAAGGACTGCCTGCGCTGCGGCAAGTGCAAACCGGTGTGCGCGACCCACGTGCCGCGCGCGAATCTGCTTTATTCGCCGCGCAACAAGATTCTGGCGACCTCGCTGCTGGTCGAAGCCTTCCTGTACGAGGAGCAGACCCGGCGCGGCGTGTCGATCAAGCACTGGGAAGAGTTCGAGGACGTCGCGGATCACTGCACGGTCTGCCACAAGTGCGTCACGCCTTGCCCGGTCGATATCGACTTCGGCGACGTGTCGATGAATATGCGCAACCTGCTGCGCAAGATGGACAAGAAGTCCTTCAACCCCGGCACCGCGACCGCGATGTTCTTCCTGAACGCGACCGATCCTGCGACCATCAATGCGACGCGTGCGGCGATGACCGGCTTCGGCTTCAAGGCGCAGCGCCTCGCGAACGACGTATTGAAGAAGTTCGCGAAGAAGCAGACCAAGGCGCCGCCGGCCACGCACGGCAAGCCACCGATCAAGGAACAGGTGATCCACTTCATCAACAAGAAGATGCCGGGCAACCTGCCGAAGAAAACCGCGCGTGCCTTGCTCGACATCGAAGACGACAAGATCGTGCCGATCATCCGGGATCCGAAGAAGACCACCGCCGACAGCGAAGCGGTGTTCTACTTCCCCGGTTGCGGTTCGGAGCGGCTGTTCTCGCAGGTCGGTCTGGCGACGCAGGCGATGCTGTGGAATGTCGGCGTGCAAACCGTGCTGCCGCCGGGCTATCTGTGCTGCGGCTATCCGCAGCGCGGCGCGGGCCAGTATGACAAGGCCGAGAAGATGATGACGGACAACCGCGTGCTGTTCCATCGCGTCGCCAACACGCTGAACTACCTCGACATCAAGACCGTCGTGGTGTCCTGCGGCACCTGCTATGACCAGTTGCAGAGCTATGAATTCGAGAAGATATTCCCGGGTTGCCGCATCATCGACATCCACGAATATCTGCTGGAAAAAGGCGTGAAGCTGGAAGGCGTGACCGGTACCCGCTACATGTACCACGACCCTTGCCACAGCCCGATGAAGCAGCAGGATCCGATGAAGACGGTGAATGCGCTGATCACCACCAGCGATGGCCAGAAGGTCGAGAAGAACGAGCGCTGTTGCGGTGAATCCGGCACCTTCGGCGTCAGTCGTCCCGACATCTCCACGCAGGTGCGCTTCCGCAAGGAAGAGGAAATGAAGAAGGGGGCCGACAAGCTGCGCACCGACGGTTTTTCCGGCGACGTCAAGATTCTGACGTCCTGCCCCTCGTGCTTCCAGGGCTTGTCGCGCTACAACGAGGATTCCGGCACGACCGCCGATTACATCGTGGTCGAAATGGCGCGTCATCTGCTGGGCGAAGACTGGCTGCCGGACTATGTGGCGCAGGCCAACAATGGCGGCATCGAGCGCATCCTGGTATAGGGAAATATGGCGAAAACCTCCTGCGAACTCTGTGCCCAATTGGGCGGTGAGGTCGTCTACCGGAACGACCAGTATCGCGTCGTGCTGGTGGACGACGCGCACTATCCCGGCTTTTGCCGCGTGATCTGGAACGGGCATGCGCAGGAAATGACCGACCTGCCGGCTGCGGACCGCACGGTGCTGATGGATGCGGTCTGGCAGGTCGAGGATGCGGTGCGAGAGATCATGCATCCCGACAAGATCAACGTGGCAAGTCTGGGCAATATGGTGCCGCATGTGCACTGGCATGTGATTCCGCGTTTCACCAGCGACGCGCATTTTCCGAACCCGATATGGGGGGAAGTCAGGCGCACGCCCGATTCGGCCGACCTGTCGCGGCGACGCGCCTTGCTTCCGCGCTTGCGCGCCGCGATCGTCGAGCGGCTGGATCAGTCTGCTCAATCCGTTTTCTAACCTGTCCCGGATGTCATCATGGCTGACTTGAAGAATGCAATACCGAACCCGACTGCGCTGACCCTGCGCACCCAGTCGCGCGTGCTGGAAATATCCTTCGACGACGGTTCCGACTTTTCCCTGCCGTTCGAGCTGCTGCGCGTGTATTCACCCTCGGCGGAAGTGCGCGGTCATGGCGCCGGGCAGGAAGTCTTGCAAACAGGCAAACGCGATGTGCTGGTCACGGCGCTGGAGCCAGTGGGCAACTATGCGGTGCAACCCCATTTCTCCGACAGCCACAACACCGGCATTTATTCTTGGGACTACTTGTATTGGCTCGGTGCGAACCAGGCACAGCTGTGGGAAGACTATCTGCAGCACCTGGAGGCTGCCGGTTACACGCGGGAAACCGGACGCGATATTCCCATGTCCACTACGCAGTCTGGCGGTCACGGCTGCGGACACCATCATTGAAGATTCGAACTTCCCGCGCTACCGAGGTGCGGATCGAAGCGCGCCGCCTATACTGAAGCCATGGGAACCATGGCAATAGGGCCATAGTCGGATTTGTATAATGTGCGACTCATTTCAACAAGGCCGCAAACATGACCAACACAACCCATTTCGGCTATCAGACCGTCGCTGAAGACGACAAGGTCCACAAGGTCGCCGAAGTATTTCATTCCGTTGCCGCGAAGTACGACGTGATGAACGACTTGATGTCGGGCGGACTGCATCGCATCTGGAAGACATTCACGATCGCGCAGGCCGGCGTGCGGGCCGGGTTCAAGGTACTCGACATCGCCGGCGGCACGGGTGATCTGGCAAAGGCGTTCGCCAAACAGGCAGGGCCGAGCGGCGAAGTGTGGCTGACCGATATCAACGAGTCAATGCTGCGTGTCGGGCGCGACCGGCTGTTGAACAAGGGACTGGCGACCCCCACCTTATTATGTGATGCCGAGAAGCTGCCGTTCCCGAATAATTACTTCGACCGCGTGACGGTTGCCTTCGGCCTGCGCAACATGACGCACAAGGATGCGGCGCTGGCGGAAATGCGCCGTGTGCTGAAGCCGGGCGGCAAGCTGCTGGTGCTGGAGTTTTCGAAGGTCTGGGATCCGCTGAAAAAGCCGTATGATGTGTATTCCTTCTCTGTGCTGCCGTGGCTGGGCAAGCGCATCGCCAATGATGCCGACAGTTATCGTTACCTGGCGGAATCGATCCGCATGCACCCGGATCAAGAAACGCTCAAGAGCATGATGCAGGAGGCCGGACTGGAGCGAGTCGAGTATTTCAACCTGACGGCGGGTGTGGCCGCGCTGCACACCGGGATCAAGTTTTAGGAGGCTATATGAAGAGATTATTTGTTGCGATGCTGGTGGCCGTCTCGGCCTTGTCGCTTGTCGTGACCGAAGCTGAAGCCAAGCGCATGGGCGGCGGCGGTTCGCTCGGCAAGCAGTCGCAGAACTACAGCCGTCAGGCACCGGCGCAATCGCCGAACCAGCAGCTGTCGAACCAGAACCAGGCCAAACCGGCGGCTCCTGCGGCTGCGCCGCAATCCGTTCCACCGAAGCCGGCCAGCCCGTGGAAGAACATCCTCGGCGGCGCCTTGCTGGGTCTGGGACTGGGCGCGCTGTTGTCGCACCTCGGTCTGGGCGGCGCGCTTGCCAACGTGATCGGTGCGGTATTGATGATCGCCTTATTCGCGCTGGCGGCGATGTTCATCGTGCGCCTGCTCCGCCGCAACAGCGGTAGCGCCGGCAACGCTGACGTGCAACCCGCCTACCCGGGCGGCTACGACGCAAGCCGCACGCCGGATATCGGTTCCCGTCTTGAGGCATCCGCGCAACCGGCGGCATTGCAGGCAGCGAGCCCGGTGTCGGGCGCAGCAGCCGTTGCGCCGGGCAACGTGCCCGCCGATTTCGACGTGCCGGCCTTCCTGCGCAATGCCAAGACCTACTTCATCCGCTTGCAGGCGGCGTGGGACAAGGCCGATGTCAATGACATCCGCGAATTCACCAGCACCGAGATGTTCGCCGAACTGAAGCTGCAATTGCAGGAGCGCGGCGCATCGCCCAACCATACCGATGTCGTCTCGCTGGATGCCGAACTGCTCGGCGTGGAAACCGTGGGTGAGGAATACATGGCCAGCGTCAGGTTCTCCGGCATGATCAAGGAGGCCGAGAATGCGCCGACCGAGCCGTTCACCGAAATCTGGAACCTGACCAAGCCGCTTTCGGGTCAGGGCGGCTGGCTGCTGGCAGGCATTCAGCAATTGTCGCCAGCCTGATGAAATAAGCTTCGGCAAGCTGTTAAACTTGAGGCCGCCCGTGAACCGATTCACGGGCGGTTTTGTTTTTGCGCGGCCCTTCTTGTCCGCATTTCTTGTCACAGTTGAAATGAGTCCCCTGATTCCTTCCCCGCATTTGATCATGCTGCCCGCCGCGATCAATCACTTGCTGGCCCACGAGCCGTGGGCACGCGAAAAGCTGGCCGCGCACGCCGGCAAGGTCGCCTGTGTGGACGCCGGCATGATGGCGTTCAGGCTCAAGGCGACCGCCGACGGCATGGTGCAGGCAGCGGATAAAGATGACGCGACGGCGGTGACTATTCGTGTCCGGCTGGCGGATCTGCCGCTGATCGCGCAGAACCGCGAGCGCGCATTTTCGTACGTCAAGATCGAGGGAGATGCCGACTTCGCCAACACGATTTCGCAGTTGAGCCAGTCGCTGCGCTGGGAGGCGGAAGAAGATCTCGGCAAGCTGATCGGCGACGTCGCCGCCACGCGGCTGGTTGCCGGTGCGCGCACGGCGATCGACACCGCCAGATCGACGCAGCAGAAGCTGGCGGAAAACCTGGCCGAATACTTCCTCGAAGAGAAGCCGATGCTGGTGCGGCCGCAAGCCGTGAGCGATCTTGGCGGCGATGTCGCGCGGCTGCGCGACGATGTCGAACGCCTCGCCAAGCGCATCGAGAAACTGGAAGGACGTCGCTAAATGCTATTCAAGGTACTGCGGCTGTTCAAGATCACGCGGGTGGCGGTTCGTTACGGCCTCGACAATATCGCCATCTCCGGATTGGCCCAGCCGCGTCTCGCGCGGCTGCTCGATACGCTGATTTTCTGGCGCGACATCTCGGCGCCGCGCGGAGTCCGTCTGCGCCAGGCGCTGGAAGACCTCGGTCCGATTTTCGTCAAGTTCGGACAGGTGCTGTCGACCCGGCGCGATCTGCTGCCAGCGGATATCGCGGACGAACTGGCGCGCCTGCAGGACCGCGTGCCGCCATTCGACCCCGACCTTGCGATCGCGCAAATCACCAGGTCGTTGCGCGCGCATCCGGATGAGTTGTTCGCGAGCTTCGAGCGCGATCCGGTGGCATCCGCCTCGATCGCGCAAGTCCATTTCGCCACGCTCAAGGACGGACGGGATGTCGCGGTCAAGGTGCTGCGTCCCGGCATGAAGCGCACCATCGAGGAAGACCTTTCGCTGATGCAGATCGCCGCCGAATGGGTGGAGCGGCTGTGGGCCGATGGCAGGCGCCTGAAGCCGCGCCAGGTGGTGGCCGAATTCGACAAGTACCTGCACGACGAACTCGATCTGATGCGTGAAGCGGCCAACGGCAGCCAGCTGCGGCGCAACTTCAACGGCTCGGACCTGCTGGCGATCCCGGAGATGCACTGGGATTACTGCTCGACCGCGGTGATCGTGATGGAGCGCATGCGCGGCATTCCGATTTCGCAGACAGAGCGCCTGATCGAAGCGGGCGTCGACTTGAAGAAACTGTCACGCCATGGCGTCGAGATTTTCTTCACGCAGGTTTTCCGCGACGGCTTCTTCCATGCCGACATGCACCCCGGCAATATCCAGGTATCGGTCGAGCCGGAGACCTTCGGCCGCTATATCGCGCTCGACTTCGGCATCGTCGGCACGCTGACCGATTTCGACAAGGATTACCTGTCGCAGAATTTCCTCGCCTTCTTCCGGCGCGACTACAAGCGCGTGGCCGAAGCGCATATCGAGTCCGGCTGGGCGCCGAAGGACACGCGGGTCGATGAACTGGAGTCGGCGGTGCGCGCCTGCTGCGAACCGATCTTCGACCGGCCGCTGAAGGACATCTCGTTCGGCCAGGTGCTGCTGCGCCTGTTCCAGACCTCGCGCCGCTTCAATGTCGAGGTGCAGCCGCAACTGGTGCTGCTGCAAAAGACGCTGCTCAATATCGAAGGCCTGGGACGCCAGCTCGATCCCGACCTCGATCTGTGGAAAACCGCGAAGCCCTACCTGGAACGCTGGATGAACGAGCAGGTCGGCTGGCGTGGCCTGATCCAGCGCTTCAAGGAAGAAGCACCGCGCTACAATCATCTGATCCCGGAGTTGCCGCGCTTGGCGCATGAGGCCCTGCAGGCGCATATTGCGCAGCCGGAAAGGCAGAATGCCGAACTGCTCAGGCAGTTGATCGTCGAGCAAAGGCGCACCAACTTGCTGTTGAGCATTCTCTTGTATTTCGGCGGCGGCCTGATCGGCGGTGTGCTGATCATGCAATTGCTCGAGCGCTGGCTGCACTAGACTGGACGCGTATTAGGGCAGAAAGCGATGCCGACTTTTGAAACCCGAGACCCTTCCGCTTCGGCGTTCTGGACCGAACGCTTCGCGCACCAGTTCACGCCCTGGGATCGCGGCGGCGTGCCGGCGGCGCTGCGGCGCTTCGTCGCGCAATCATCACGACCCCTTGTCACTCTGATTCCCGGTTGCGGTACCGGCTATGAAGTCGCCTGTCTGTCCGAGGCGGGTTGGGATGTGATTGCCATCGATTTTTCGCCGGCTGCCGTGCAGGCTGCACGCGCGGTGCTCGGCGGTTTGGCCGAACGGGTGGTGATGGCGGACTTCTTCGAGTTCGAGCCGCCACGGCCGCTCGACTGCATCTACGAGCGCGCCTTCCTGTGCGCTCTGCCGCGTGACAAATGGCCGCTGGTGGTACGGCGCTGGTCGGAGCTGCTGTCGCCCGGCGGTTTGCTGGCGGCCTTTTTCTACTTTGACAATTCGCCGAAGGGCCCGCCGTTCGGTGCCGATGCCGGCGAACTGGCGATGCTGCTCGCGCCGCATTTCGAGATGATCGACGACCAGCCGGTCGAGGATTCCGTTCCGGTGTTCGAGGGTAGGGAGCGCTGGCAGGTGTGGCGCAGGATCTAGTCTGGATTGCGCTTCCGACATCATTGAAAGCGAGAGGAGTGCCGCTATAATGCGCAATCTTTTCACCGTGACCGTCGATCATTTTTCGCGCTAGGACGATCCCATGAACGCTCTTCTCTGGTTTGTTGTTCTCTACTGGATCATCTCGGTCGGGATCGGACTGTATGCCGCCCGGTACGTGAAGAATTCCAAGGATTTCGCGGTGGCCGGACGCTCGCTGCCGATGTATGTCGTCACCGCCACGGTGTTCGCAACCTGGTTCGGCTCCGAAACGGTGCTCGGCATTTCCTCCACCTTCGTCAAGGAAGGATTGAGAGGTGTCATATCCGATCCGTTCGGTTCGTCGCTGTGCCTCATCCTGGTCGGTCTGTTTTTCGCGCGGCCCTTGTACCGCATGAATCTTTTGACCATCGGCGACTTCTACCGCAACAAATTCGGCCGCACCGTTGAAGTCCTGATCACCATCTGCATCGTCATCTCCTATCTCGGCTGGGTCGCGGCGCAGATCAAGGCGCTTGGTCTGGTGTTCAACGTCGTGTCCGGCGGCTACATCTCAATGAACGGCGGCATGATCATCGGTGCAGCCAGCGTGCTGGTCTACACGCTGATGGGCGGCATGTGGTCGGTCGCGATCACCGACTTCCTGCAGATGATCATCATCGTGATCGGCATGCTGTACATCGGCTGGGAGGTTTCCGACATGGCCGGTGGTGCCGGCGCGGTCATCGCGCATGCGGCCGCGGCCGGCAAGCTGGAACTCTGGCCGGAACCGACCGGCAGAGAACTCCTGTGGTTCATCGCCGCATGGATCACGATGATGCTCGGGTCGATTCCGCAGCAGGACGTGTTCCAGCGCGTCGCGTCCTCCAAGAATGAAAAGATCGCCGGCAACGCATCGGTGCTGGGCGGCGTGCTGTACTTCTGTTTCGCCTTCATCCCGATGTTCCTTGCCTATTCGGCCACGCTGATCGATCCGAAAATGGTTGCCGAGCTGATCGACAAGGATTCGCAACTGATCCTGCCGACGCTGATCATGACCAAGGTGCCGGTGTTTGCGCAGGTGATGTTCTTCGGCGCGCTGCTGTCGGCGATCAAGAGCTGCGCCAGCGCGACGCTGCTCGCGCCATCGGTGACCTTCACGGAAAACATCCTGAAAGGCATGCTGCCGAAGCAAACCGACAAGCAATTCCTGTTCTCGATGCGCGTCGTCGTCGTGATCTTTACGGCAATCGTCACGACGTTTGCGATGAATACGGAGTCGAGCATTTTCAAGATGGTCGAGAACGCCTACAAGATCACGCTGGTTGCCGCTTTCGTGCCGCTGGCTTTCGGCTTGTACTGGAAGCGCGCGACACGGCAGGGCGCACTGGCGGCGATTTTTCTTGGCCTGACCACCTGGCTGTCTCTTGAACTTGCCGCGCCGGAAGGGCTGTGGCCGCCGCAGCTGGCCGGTGTGCTGATGAGTCTGGGCGGGATGATCGTCGGCTCGCTGATGCCGCAAGTCGTTGACCGTCCGGTCGTGGCGCAGCGCTGACAAAATTGCAAGCCGGCTCGCTTGCCGGAATCGACTCCGGTCCGCTGCGATCGCTTTGGCAAGACATTGCTGCAAGCAATGCGCGCCATCAATGCCGGCGCGCAAAAACGGCAGGAAAACCTTTATAATTCAGGGTTTTGGATGATTTTTGCGGAGATTTTTTCATGCCGATTTACGCTTATCGTTGCGACGCCTGTGGCTTCGCCAAGGATGCACTGCAAAAAGTGTCCGATGCGCCTTTGACCGTCTGCCCATCCTGCAATCAACCCGCATTCAAGAAGCAAGTGACTGCCGCCGGTTTTCAGCTGAAAGGCAGCGGCTGGTATGTGACGGATTTTCGTGGCGGTTCGGGCGGCACTTCCGCTCCCGCCACATCGAACGCCAACTCTGCTTCGAGCGCCAGCGCGCCCGCCGCAGCGAGCTCATCGGACGCAGCCACCGGCACCTCAAGCTAAACTTTGCCTTCCCGGAATCTGCCGCGCAGATTCACACTCAAAGAAACCGATGCGTAAATACTTCATTACCGGCCTGCTGATTCTTGTTCCGCTCGCCATCACGCTGTGGGTGCTGAATCTGGTCATCGGCACCATGGACCAGTCGCTCCTTCTGCTGCCGGAACGCTGGCAGCCAAGAAACGTGTTCGGCTTCCACATTCCGGGGCTGGGCACGATACTGACGCTGCTCGTCATCTTCCTGACCGGTCTGCTGACACGCAATTTCATCGGCAACAAGCTGGTGCGTGCATGGGAAGGCCTGCTCAAACGCATTCCCATCGTCAATTCGATCTACTCCAGCGTCAAGCAGGTATCGGATACGCTGTTTTCCTCTTCCGGCAATGCCTTCCGCAAGGCGATGCTGGTGCAGTATCCGCGTCAGGGCTCATGGACGATTGCATTCCTGACGGGCGTGCCGGGTGGCGACGTGCGCAATCATCTGGTTGGCGATTACATCAGCGTCTATGTGCCGACCACGCCGAATCCGACTTCCGGCTTCTTCCTGATGATGCCGAGGGCCGATACGATCGAACTCGACATGACCGTTGATGAAGCGCTGAAATACATCGTATCGATGGGCGTCGTTTCACCCGAGCATCTCGTACCGGTGGCGAAGCCTCTGAGCGCCGTTTCCACCCAGACCGGCACCTGACGGTTTTCCATAAAGAACACGACTCACGCGCAAACATCGATTCGCCGGAGTCATCACTGAAGAATTTGAAACTGGAACCTGACTATGTCTATGCGAACTCACTACTGCGGCCTCACCACTGAGGCGCTCCTCGGCCAAACCGTCAGCCTGTGCGGCTGGGTGCATCGCCGCCGCGATCACGGTGGGGTGATCTTCATCGACCTGCGCGATCGCGAAGGCCTGGTGCAGGTTGTGTGCGACCCCGATCGCGCCGATGTGTTCAAGACTGCGGAAGCCGTGCGCAACGAATTCTGCCTGCGCATCACCGGCGTGGTGCGCGACCGTCCGGAAGGCACGACCAACGCCAACCTGCAGTCCGGCAAGATCGAAGTGCTGTGCCACCAGATTGAAGTGCTCAACCCATCGGTCACGCCGCCGTTCCAGCTCGACGACGACAACCTGTCGGAGACGACGCGCCTGACGCACCGCGTGCTCGACCTGCGCCGCCCGCAGATGCAGCAGAACCTGCGCCTGCGCTACAAGGTGACGATGGAAGTGCGCAAGTTCCTCGATGCCAACGGCTTCATCGACATCGAAACACCGATGCTGACCAAGTCCACGCCGGAAGGCGCGCGCGACTATCTGGTGCCGTCACGCGTGAACGCCGGCCACTTCTTCGCGTTGCCGCAGTCGCCGCAGTTGTTCAAGCAGCTGCTGATGGTCGCCAACTTCGACCGCTACTACCAGATCACCAAGTGCTTCCGCGACGAGGACCTGCGCGCAGACCGTCAGCCCGAGTTCACGCAGATCGACTGCGAAACCTCGTTCATGGGTGAGCAGGAAATCCGCGATCTGTTCGAGGGCATGATCCGTCTCGTGTTCAAGAACACGCTCGACATCGAGCTGCCGAACCCGTTCCCGGTCATGGATTACGCGACCGCGATGGGCCTGTACGGTTCGGACAAGCCGGACATGCGCGTGAAGATGGAATTCACCGATCTGACCGCGGTGATGAAGGATGTCGAGTTCAAGGTATTCTCCGGTGCCGCCAACATGGAAGGCGGGCGCGTGGTCGGCCTGCGCGTGCCGGGTGGTGCGAAGGAAGGCACCGGCATGCCGCGTTCCGAGATCGACGCCTACACGCAATTCGTCGCGATCTACGGCGCGAAGGGTCTCGCCTACATCAAGGTCAACGAGAAAGCGAAGGGTCGCGACGGCCTGCAATCGCCGATCGTCAAGAACATCCACGACGCCGCGCTCGCGCAGATCATCGAGCAGACCGGCGCGCAGGACGGCGACCTGATTTTCTTCGGCGCGGACAAGGCGAAGGTCGTCAACGACGCGATCGGCGCGCTGCGCGTGAAGATCGGCCACAGCGATTTCGGCCGCAAGAACGGCCTGTTCGAGGAGACGTGGAAGCCGCTGTGGGTGATCGACTTCCCGATGTTCGAATTCGATGAAGACAACCAGCGTTACGTCGCCGCGCACCACCCGTTCACCTCACCCAAGGACGGCCACGAAGACTTCCTCGAAACCGATCCGGGCAAGGCCATCGCGAAGGCCTACGACATGGTGCTGAACGGCTGGGAACTGGGTGGCGGCTCGGTGCGTATCCACCGCGCCGACGTGCAGAGCAAGGTGTTCCGCGCGCTCAAGATCGATGCCGAGGAAGCGCAGCTCAAGTTCGGCTTCCTGCTCGACGCGTTGCAGTACGGCGCGCCGCCGCACGGCGGCCTCGCCTTCGGCCTCGACCGCATCGTCACGATGATGACCGGCGCCGAATCGATCCGCGACGTGATCGCATTCCCGAAGACGCAGCGCGCGCAGTGCCTGCTGACGCAAGCACCGTCGGAAGTCGACGAGAAGCAGTTGCGCGAGTTGCATATCCGCTTGCGGAATGTGGAGCCGGCGGTGAAGGCGTAAGTATTCGGCGGTTGCAGCACACAAGAAAAAGGCGCGGATGTCCGCGCCTTTTTTCATTTCATGCACATCACATTGGATTCTGACTGGAATAGCATGCGCCCATGCTACATTTTCAATATGGCAATATGTTGCCGAAATGCTTCCTGGCGTGGCTTACCAATAAAGGATCTTCAATGAAAAAAATCCCTGCATTTTTCAGAATTGACACGTGTCTTGTGGTGACCAGCCTGTCGGCCGGTCTGCTGTTGGCAGGCTGCGGCGGATCGACCAGTGTGCAGGATGCGCCCACACCTGCCTTGACCATGGCGAGCAGCACGGTTGCCAACGGGGCAGTCGCCGTGGCGCGCAACGTCAAGCCGCAGCTGACCTTTTCCGCAGGGCTCGACGGTGCGACCGCCACCACGGCCAATGTCACTCTGATGGGTGCCGGCCGCAGCGTGCCCCTGTCGTTGACCGTGGCCGGCACCCGGCTCACGGTGAATCCGGCGCAGCAATTGCGTCCGCTGACAGCCTATACCTTGAGTGTGGGCGGGAGCCTGCTTGGTGCGTCCGGCGAGAAGCTTGCCGGTGCTCAATCACTCAGCTTCACCACCGGCGACGGCAACTGGCAAACAGCGCAATTGATCGAGACCAACAATGCGGGCCCTGCGATCATTCCCCAGATCGCCATCGATGCCAATGGCAATGCGCTGGCGGTGTGGAGCCAGCACGACGGCGTGCAAATCAGCATCTGGTCCAACCGCTATACGGCAGGATCGGGCTGGGGGACTGCGCAATTGATTGAGACCGATGCTGGCCTCGCAAGCGAACCTGCCATCGCTTTCGACGCCAAGGGCAATGCGCTGGCGGTATGGCGGCAGCACGATGGAGCGCAAAACAGCATCTGGTCCAACCGTTATACGGCGGGATCGGGCTGGGACACTGCGCAATTGATCGAGACCAATAACGCAGGACTCGCGACATCTCCGCAAATTGCGGTCGACGCCAATGGCAATGCGCTGGCGGTATGGATCC
The Noviherbaspirillum cavernae DNA segment above includes these coding regions:
- a CDS encoding DUF3683 domain-containing protein; the protein is MNAPAQIQALLSDAPAGALPARLREIPYNYTSFSDREIVIRLLGEEAWRLLDELRSARQTGRSARMLYEVLGDIWVVRRNPYLQDDMLDNPRRRQELIDALNHRLGEVEKRRVSTDQAEGDGPQAKQRSATVEIMLKAARKAVADFGEEFRRTYDLRKRANKVLGRYTAKDNIKFDGLSRVSHVTDATDWRVEYPFVVLTPDGEEEMAGLVKACIELGLTIIPRGGGTGYTGGAIPLTPLSAVINTEKLEQLGAVEMTMLPGVDRPYATIFSGAGVVTKRVSDAAEKAGFVFAVDPTSAEASCIGGNVAMNAGGKKAVLWGTALDNLASWRMVDPNGDWLEVTRLEHNLGKIHDVPVAKFRLEWTHPAEKGKSNAPFKTEILEIKGRTFRKEGLGKDVTDKFLAGLPGIQKEGCDGLITSARWILHKMPKSTRTVCLEFFGQARDAIPSIVEIKDYLDSETKKGGAILAGLEHLDERYLRAVGYATKSKRGVLPKMALFGDIVGDDEDAVARAASEVIRIANTRVGEGFVAVSPEARKKFWLDRARTAAIAKHTNAFKINEDVVIPLNRMGEYTDGIERINIELSIKNKLQLVDELRSFFAAGNLPLGKSDDAEGEDIPAAELLEDRVSQAELLLSATHARWSYLLTQLDKPLREAKDDLIAFGLDRPAGTFADRLAKQPDATVFHVVQDRTVRVSWKAEVRALLRQIFNGAAFKLILDECSALHKRVLRGRVFVALHMHAGDGNVHTNLPVNSDHYEMLQDAHAAVARIMTLARSLNGVISGEHGIGITKLEFLTEDEIGDFREYKKRVDPQGRFNKGKLLNDPDMPSDLRNAYTPSFGLMEHESLIMRQSDIGAIANSVKDCLRCGKCKPVCATHVPRANLLYSPRNKILATSLLVEAFLYEEQTRRGVSIKHWEEFEDVADHCTVCHKCVTPCPVDIDFGDVSMNMRNLLRKMDKKSFNPGTATAMFFLNATDPATINATRAAMTGFGFKAQRLANDVLKKFAKKQTKAPPATHGKPPIKEQVIHFINKKMPGNLPKKTARALLDIEDDKIVPIIRDPKKTTADSEAVFYFPGCGSERLFSQVGLATQAMLWNVGVQTVLPPGYLCCGYPQRGAGQYDKAEKMMTDNRVLFHRVANTLNYLDIKTVVVSCGTCYDQLQSYEFEKIFPGCRIIDIHEYLLEKGVKLEGVTGTRYMYHDPCHSPMKQQDPMKTVNALITTSDGQKVEKNERCCGESGTFGVSRPDISTQVRFRKEEEMKKGADKLRTDGFSGDVKILTSCPSCFQGLSRYNEDSGTTADYIVVEMARHLLGEDWLPDYVAQANNGGIERILV
- the ubiE gene encoding bifunctional demethylmenaquinone methyltransferase/2-methoxy-6-polyprenyl-1,4-benzoquinol methylase UbiE, translating into MTNTTHFGYQTVAEDDKVHKVAEVFHSVAAKYDVMNDLMSGGLHRIWKTFTIAQAGVRAGFKVLDIAGGTGDLAKAFAKQAGPSGEVWLTDINESMLRVGRDRLLNKGLATPTLLCDAEKLPFPNNYFDRVTVAFGLRNMTHKDAALAEMRRVLKPGGKLLVLEFSKVWDPLKKPYDVYSFSVLPWLGKRIANDADSYRYLAESIRMHPDQETLKSMMQEAGLERVEYFNLTAGVAALHTGIKF
- a CDS encoding HIT family protein; the encoded protein is MAKTSCELCAQLGGEVVYRNDQYRVVLVDDAHYPGFCRVIWNGHAQEMTDLPAADRTVLMDAVWQVEDAVREIMHPDKINVASLGNMVPHVHWHVIPRFTSDAHFPNPIWGEVRRTPDSADLSRRRALLPRLRAAIVERLDQSAQSVF
- a CDS encoding gamma-butyrobetaine hydroxylase-like domain-containing protein — encoded protein: MADLKNAIPNPTALTLRTQSRVLEISFDDGSDFSLPFELLRVYSPSAEVRGHGAGQEVLQTGKRDVLVTALEPVGNYAVQPHFSDSHNTGIYSWDYLYWLGANQAQLWEDYLQHLEAAGYTRETGRDIPMSTTQSGGHGCGHHH